The following proteins are encoded in a genomic region of Desulfofalx alkaliphila DSM 12257:
- the tnpA gene encoding IS200/IS605 family transposase: MNNKYTHKKGIVYLNQYHIVFCPKYRRKVLVGDIEKDLRQIFYDIAKEKDVEIKALEIMPDHVHMFISFDPRQPLHSLIRYFKGTSSRILRNKYPELRSRIPSLWTRSYFCCTVGYVSEEAIQKYIENQKNV, translated from the coding sequence ATGAATAATAAATACACGCATAAAAAAGGAATTGTATATCTTAATCAATATCATATAGTATTTTGTCCTAAATACAGACGCAAGGTATTAGTTGGAGATATAGAGAAAGATTTAAGACAAATATTTTATGATATAGCTAAAGAAAAAGATGTTGAAATAAAAGCATTAGAAATAATGCCAGACCATGTTCATATGTTTATAAGTTTTGACCCAAGACAACCTTTGCATAGTTTAATACGATATTTTAAAGGAACAAGTAGTAGAATTTTAAGAAACAAATACCCTGAATTAAGGAGTAGAATACCTTCACTTTGGACACGAAGTTATTTTTGTTGTACTGTCGGATACGTAAGCGAAGAAGCAATACAAAAATATATAGAAAATCAAAAGAATGTATAG